The window ATGACGCCGCCCGCGAAAAGCTGCAGCACTACGCGCTGGAGCAGGTGGTCTTTATGGGTTTTAACGAGCGCAAAACTTCGGATGTCATGGCCGGGCTGTACACGCATTACGGCATTACGCCGCCCCAGTTTGCCGATGCCCCAGATATGCGCGCATGGCTTGAGAGTCAGTGCATTCAGTATACAGCGCTGCCCGTTAACGGTCAGTGGATTGTGCCGCACACCCGCGACAAGCTGCTTGGAGCCTGCGCCGCCAACCTGCGCGCCCGTGGCGCTGAGCCGGACATGGCCCATCTTGCCGCGCATCTTGAGGGATTTCGCAACCAGAACGGGGAATATGTGGAACGCACGGAATATTCCCTTGAAATGCTGATCTGGCAGATATCCTAATCACGACTCTAACCCGCGCAGAAACTTTAAAAACTTCTGGCTGCGCGTAGCTCACCTTCCCCATC is drawn from Desulfovibrio sp. and contains these coding sequences:
- a CDS encoding class I SAM-dependent methyltransferase — translated: MTAQNSTREFWNSRAESFPRYEAGADTYEGRMLQLARDNGVDFRGKTVLDVGCGSGMYTIRLAQEAASVTAVDISDEMLRILMQDAAAQGLANIRPVLSDWEHFALEERFQIVFASMTPALSDDAAREKLQHYALEQVVFMGFNERKTSDVMAGLYTHYGITPPQFADAPDMRAWLESQCIQYTALPVNGQWIVPHTRDKLLGACAANLRARGAEPDMAHLAAHLEGFRNQNGEYVERTEYSLEMLIWQIS